The Pangasianodon hypophthalmus isolate fPanHyp1 chromosome 23, fPanHyp1.pri, whole genome shotgun sequence genome includes the window TAATAAGCAGACCCAATTACCATTCCTGAGGTAATTTTCATGCTGTGGCAACACATTGTAACTAACCAGACTCAGGAGAGGCGTGAGGATCCATGTGCAAAggttttatttaacatgatAAAAAAGAATAGACAAAAATGTTAGTGGCAGTTAGAGTTAGTGGCAAGACTTCGTGGAGATATGATGGAAATTATGTGCTTATACTGTATAGTCATTGACAAGGAAGTGCTAATTAgtaaggaaacaggaagtgaataacaaaattcattcagattttatttgtatttttttttttacttgttttgtttttaataatagacaCAGTCTATTATGTGCAAAATCAAGAATTTGGGcaaatgtgaaaatgtctttattccctaatgagcaagctagaggcaacaatggcaaggaaatcttcctgagatgacatgaggaagaaatcttcagaggaaccagactcaaaagggaacatatcttcttctgggtgacaccagattaTAACTTATAATTGTTATATAGATTATAATTCTTCTACAtctgtttactataaagcaAATTCAAAGGTTCAGTGTGaacaggatggatcaggcaggtccggaggcAGGTCCACCACAGAGTCAGGATCAGGAACCAGCATCccatcaggcagcaggagtaaaTGTAAAGCtcaacagaaagagagatttaACCAACCCCCCAACCGGCGGCTCCCGAAGCCAAACCACCCTTCTGACTCGGTCTTCCTCTTGGCCTGGGAGCAAGATGGTCCGAGTGCTCACTGTAAAAGTCTGTGATAACAAAAGGAACATGAATGTCCTCTGAACAGACCCAGGAGCACCCGTCTGGACCGTACCActcccagtccaccagataATGTGTACAATACGCCACTTTGATTCGAGTAAACTGAATACTCTGTAGGCTGGTTCTCGTTTGAGATCCAAAGGAGGGGGCTACAAATGCATGGAAATGATCCGTCTATTCCTTGACCCTACTTTCGATCCATGAATCCCCACCCTACTGAACTCAAATAGAAGTGTTATTTACTTGAAATGTGTTCAGAATATCAGAGAGTATCacaagaaaaatatttcaatgaTTAATCTGCGCTCAGTCAATCAAGTGCTGGGAATACACTGTAAATGTCCAACTGGACCAAGAAGCCCAGTGACGGCTGGTCGTGATATTAGATGGGTggaataaaatctaatatctatcagtaGCGCGataataaaattattcagtCTGAGCAATGTACAATATATCATAAGGTATTATAGATGGCGTAATAAGAGTgatattccttcattcatcattagtaagcactttatcctgattgGGGTCCCGGTGGATGagaagcctatcctgggaacgctGGAcacaaggtgggagaattcactcCAAAAGGATggcagtccattgcagggcaccacacacatacacactaattcacacctggggcaaaGTAGAGCCAAGTTTTACAGAcagaggtggcaacactacctgctgcgcCACTTGTTCCTAAATACCCACTAGGTGTGAAATGTGGTGAACGGTGCCCTTTAATGGACTGGCTTCCCATGCAGGGTATGTCTCCACCACGCACCCAGCGTCCCAGGATTGACTCCGGAACCACTGGGACCcagaccagaataaagcagtttttACCTCTTCCTCCTTCATTTAGgtctttttcctcttcctctttggCTTTGTGGCTTGGGCTCTTTACTGGTGTCCAAGTCAAAATGAGGAGCGAAGCTTTTCAGTGATGGTTTTTTGAATTTCTCAGTATAACGTATCTGCTTACTATCACGTAACTGCACCTCTATCAAGGAGGGACAGTTGAGCGTCTCCCACAGGAGCTGCTTGATCCTAAGGCCCAGCTTCATGGAGTAGCAACGTAGCTGTCCAGTGGACGTCACGAGCATCGGATCCTCCACTGAATGATAGAGTCTTTGGTACTCTGGAATGCTTAGACCGTGGATCATAAGGGGCTGCTCCATCAGTGATTCACTGGCGGATCTTGTCCTTGGGGCAGCGGCAGCAAAGGAAGATGGTCGTGGACGGAATTCAGGAAGCACAGCAGCATTTACAAAGTAACACTCTTCCAGATGTGGCTCCAGCTTCCGCGGCTCTTCCCTGTGTTCCCTGCTTCTCTGTGCTGCTTCCATTTTCCTCTTCTTTGCAATCTGAACCGAGAAACATTACAAGAGCCTCGACAGTCAGTTTGTATCAGTGCAGACTGGACCCCCTTTCACACTGGCCTGTAGTAAAAGTCAGGGACATCTTCTGTGAAGTCTTTCATTCCATTTACTGCTTAGTCTTTAAAAAGTCTAAACAGCCTGCACAGTGGTCTCACTTGTGTCTTGATGTACTACATGCTAGGTTCTGATGTCCAGTTCTCAGAGTCAAGGAAGCATTTCCCcttcaaatgagagatgtttCTCCAGGTTGTTTATGCCAGTGgatctcaaagtggggtctgtgatgCAATAACAGGggtcaaaggttttttttttaattacagtctACCACTATCAAagcaattacatttattaagtTCTTACAGCTATTACCCTTATTATCAAATAACTTAAAGGTGCCCCAGACTCcaaaaaggtttgagaaccactggtttATGGAACTGTTTTGGATTAATTGATGATAGTTTTGCATTTGGTTCCTGAGGAATAGATCTGAACTGTTCCAAATCCTGTTCTTGCTCATGTTTCTCAAATGGAAAGTCTTTGTATGACCCGAGACTCTGGTGATGCATCTCAGAAAACAAGTTACTGAACTGGCTTGGAGTTGTTGAGAGAGATTTGCCAGTTCTGAGTGTGTCGTACATCAGCTCAAGGTCACACAAACAttgttcaaaccaaaaaacGCTAAATTTACCGTCACATCTGTCCTTGTGGCAGCAGAACTGGATGGTCGTGGACGGAGGTCACGGATCAGTACAGCATGTTTAATGAAGCACTTTTTCAGATTTTCCTCCAGTTTGTGCACACCATCCTGCAGTTCTGcttccctcttcctcttctgcaCAATCTGAACCAAGAAACATGACAAGAAGTTTCAATAATGCAagatttgaaaatatttctatttatttttcacttgaattttgttagttgctatatcacatttaaGGTGGAAAATGATCtaatatgatttatcttggattaattttttacttcacaaaaacctgcaattttaagaggggtgtgtagattttttatatctactgtacacTGGCTGTTAAACCAGGGAACATAAGAGATATGAGAAATGGGCCTAATTTCtaaagctggatatgaacaaatttatttataaatcatttgcATGATCACGTAGTTACtgtatagatttttttccctccattttcatgtcaaaccaaTTTATTTTCACCTCACTAAATTCATACCTAATTCAACTTTTCTGTAATGTGGATCCAGACTTTGGTctttttcaggtgctgttacactgataaataacattatttactggTGTAGATGTGAGTCGAAATATTTTCCACTTCTGCCTCTGagaaattctttttatttcacagtttagtcatcatttcatgctttcagctctctgtgagcttaaTTTTAATGAGATTGTGGGTGtcattaaatgcaaaaatgaccAAACTCACCGTTTTGACATCTGTTCTTCTGGCAACAGAGGTGGATGGTCGTGGACGGAGGTGAGGGACCAGCACAGCATTTTTAATGAAGCGCTTTTTCAGAGGATTCTCCAGTTCACGCACATCATCCTGGGGTTCTGcttccctcttcctcttctgcGCAGTCTGAACCAAGAAACATGACAAGACATTTCAATCAATATCATGAATAAGCATGTCTGGACTCCAATTGTTCATATGCTGTGTTATAcacaaagtaaagaaaaagaaatgtttagaCCTGACGCAGAGGGTTGACTTGTCTTCTCTTATAATGGCCAGTCATGATCCAAAGTCTTGTAGTAAAATTTGTAAAGAATTCAAAAGAtagtaaaattgttttaaagagCAATCTCAGCATGTGTGATATCGCAATCTAAAttcactttgtgttttctttagaattttgtttttaaccagAACAACAAATGGGCCATTTGTGACGTCACAGAATGCTGAGCTCAGCatgttcatcatcatcatcatcatcatcatcattatgatgatgtcatcaagaAAAGAACAGGACAGAGTATTTGGAGATGATTTAACTCTTTCAGtcacaaattattataaaacatatcaagatttatttatttatttttactcaaaaatgaTTATCTAAAGAGATGTTTTCTAAAAATCACTTCtattaaaatgtaactgaagTTAAATGCATTAGCAGGGCTGTTTCTGAACATTTCAGGGCCCTAAGCAACAACTTAGTGCTTCCAAAATCCTTCCAATTTcccaatttggaaatgccagtcagcctacaacatgtgtctttggactgagggagaaaaccggagtacccagaggaaacccctgaagcacggggagaacatggaAACTCCGCAGAGATGGGAATCAAACGCCCAACCCCAGAGGTACGAGGCAAACGTGctgaccactaagccaccatgcccccctcCAAAATCTCTGACAAAGCTATTTGGCAATTCTCTACACTAGCGTTTATTGTTTTTGTACTTATCTAGGTtttgattttgtctttttttagttAGCAACTAGACAACTCTAGCACTTACAAACAGCATTAGTGTCTAATCTTGGATGAGAATATCTTCCAAATTAcagttataaaactgtaaatgtaaagtgtTTACGAACATACAAGAGGAGAAAACTCTAACACATTAAAGCAAACCTGTCTGATTACATCTTGCAGCTTGTCACATGGTCATTTACACCACCAATTTACTTAGCTAAGCTGGTCATTAGGTTTAAAACGCCTATCTGAGCATTGCGCTTCACAGAAGGACAAACACAGCCAGTGAGACTTTCTGGTAGACGGATGTGTGGTCCTGCCTTCCGTCACTCATCTCAGAAATGTCACACGTGGCATTAAATCTGGAGAGCTGGAGGGAAAAGACAAACACACGCCACTCTGTGATGCCACTCAGGAAAAGAAGAGCATGATGACCTGCTGATTGTTTCAAGACACAAGATTAGTTTGTAGATTTGTGAGGAATCACAATTAGACACTGCTGTGTGTACTTCCTGATTGCTAAGTTAGCTGGATTGGACTGTTGATTGGACATGACCCACAGGAGTTGACGCATTCACAGTAAACATGATTAGATCACACATTTAGAAGCagtttaattaaagaataatactcttaggggtgtgctgttttagaaaCGTAATCAATGACCTAAGCGGACTCTTTTCAGCACGTCCCACGGTATTTTATGTgttttcctcttacaccacagcaatttgcaagcACGAAccgtatttttatttattaaagaatgacacaacatactttttattccatttatagttgcatttaatgttgcggaaagtccacaaaacaagtttctgttatcacttacgttatagcagctataagcagttcACTAGCCTGAGGAACAGAGGAACCGCAGAACATGAACTCCTCTGTCATGcagaagttacagctttacctctgactgttacaaagttctgacactggagactccttccataaaatgttaaatgaacatctcctgacagaaaacgtcaccatatcaacaattatatgtttttctttaagtaaaaatgttttttaaatgagcGCAGTAATAAAAACCCGTGATTTGCAGCCACGCTACTGTCAGGGCCGCTGCGATAGAAACTTAATCAGTGCTCTGGTATACGGCCTAGAAAATTGTATTGCGTGATATATTATTAAGTAGATCTCAAGATGgctaaaatgaattaaattaaattaattaaaaaagaactCATCTTAAAAAAAGTTAAGCTGGAGTTAAGTTTCTGCTGTAGCTATATTGATTAGCATGAGGATGTGAGATGTATGTAAAGCGCTGTATAAAGCATGATCTCAGTGGCCTTACAGTTTTCTAAATTATCCATTGGTGGTATGAAGATTGGATTGAcccaaattattttcatttgcttCTATCAAACGCATGGAAACTCTTTTGAGCGTCTGAGATGTTGAAATGTTCACTGCACAAAATAACAGCTATTTGTCCTGCACAAtaagttttttaaataacattgcAATGGGAAATTGTTCTCCAGCCATTACATGTAATTTACTCTTAGCATGTTTTTGGTTactgataaaaaatatatactgaaatagaaagaaatattttttaactaaaattatGGTAAGTTGTTGGAAATCCCAAACACGAACTCTTAGTTAAAGAAACATTAACAGTGTAGTTTCTCTCATGTGAGCTATATGGACACCACTAACCCTTCGGAAAAGTTTTGACTTTTCAACTGCACTTATTGGAAAACGCGAGATAGTCCTTGCTGCTGAACCAAAGgtcagggggtggagctggaaCTGATCCAATTCCTCCTATAAGCTTAACCCTTAACCCAGACAATGCTTATCACTTATGCTTAACACACTTATCCAACCTGAAACACACTCCACCCCTTGGCTCGACTCTgcccaggtaggaggagctggattaGGTCCGACTCCACCTCCTGGACTTTTCATTCTGGAGCAAGAACTGCTCTCTAAAGTGTATAAACCTGGAACACTGCATTCACGTTAAAGTGTGAATAAGGGCATTTTCAAAAATGCCAGGTACAAGTATGATTGTCATGTCCACTGATTGCTGGTCATGATCTTGAATTGgggggttaaaaaaaacttctacTAGACATCAGTAACTCTCGGTCACTATCATGATCACTATAATCACTATTATCTCGGTCATATTATACACCTACTTCACGGACAGTGTTGGCTTAACAGTTAAGGTGCTGAGTTACTGCACAGATAGTCAGgattcaagccccagcaccaccaagctgccactgttgggttcTTGGgcaaggctcttaaccctctctgctccaggggcatcGTATCCTGGCTGACTCTATGCTCTGACCCTAACTTGCTAACATGTGCGGATATCTgaagaatttcactgtttaatgtatatgtgacaaataaaggcttcttcgtACCactcagctgtgtttttttgcttATGACCATGTTTCCAAAAAATCCAAGATAATCAGCTTTGAACAATTTAACAGCAGCAAATAAGACAATATGGAAGCCGTAATATGAGCCTTTTCTTCCCCAGAGAGGGAAGTTATTAACCCTTTAGGGTGATTTATATCAGCCTGCCCTGGTCATGTGATGGCCAAGATGGCAAAATGTATTTCCACTCTATTTTCTATAttcttttaatttcatgttgGACATGACCATGATATGATGAAATGATATAAAGCCATCCTGTGCAAATTGCACATATTGCAGTTCTGGTGTTTTCACATTACGGCATTTTCAAAATTACCCATGATATTGTGAACCAGATCTATGGTGTTCCTGAAGATGCTAGCCTTTAAAAGAGGACTCCAGGTCAGCCGTGTCACTGGGATATTTAGGCTACTGAAAACATGATTACTTtctccctacacacacataccacagaTCTGTCAGGAGAAAACACTGAATtactttaaacacacattcaccactAGTTGTTTACAATATGTTGACTAGTGGAATGTAAAATATTACTTGGTGAATTTTTTCTTGAACATTTTAATGCACCATAAGAGATTATACTTCTCTCAGTAAACATAATTCGGATAACCGTTAGAGACCAGTGCACTCCGAGACGCTGATCTGTGAAACACttaattttcaatttaaaaaaaaaaaaatcctcatccCAACAGCGTTTtcaaaaaacatctaaaaaaaaaaaataataataataaaatgcaaaaatgagaaaatgagctCACCAGAATAGTAGATGGCAATAATTTGTCATAAACTGTTATGCTGAACGCCTCAGGAATAACGTTAAGAGCTGCGTATCGAGCGGAAGAGAAGGCAAACTCTCCAACAAGTTATAGAgcgaggaaaagaaaaaaaaataaaataaaaataaaaaaacgatTCACATGGGTCTTATGCAGAATTTTCGTTTctagtgagtgaaagtgaaattaaattgcAAACATGTTATCAGTGTTATTTATAAGAAATTACAGACCACAATGTGACAACCTTTGAGGGTGTTTTCTAATCTcgaagaaagaaaaaaccctacattttccaaaaacaagTAGAAAAAGGCTTTAGTGAACTGAATCAGGCTCTCATACCACGTTCACATCATGACAACATTTTCCACATTACTATatgacatatttatttaaccatGGACAAATGGCGCATGTCTGTACATGTCCAGGACACGTGTCCTCACTGCtctctgacagacagacagacagacattatTCCAACGCCGTCTGtagagacagacggacagacacaGGTGTGATGGCCGGGTGGTGAGAGTACGCAAGCCTGCAGCCTGCTAGAGTTCAGTCTGAGAGTTCACACACCCAGTTATATCACTTTATATCTGTTTTCCAAAATTCTTTTGAGctttgttgtaaaaaaaaaacaaacaaaaaaaaaaaacaaaaaaaaaaacagacagtaaTGAAGAGGGTGGACGCAGTGGTGCTGAGGCGATCTACTCCAGAACCACAGTGCCCCCTGCTGCTTCTAGAGCTGCCTTCAGCTTCTCTGCCTCCTCTTTGGAAACGTTCGCCCGGATCTCCTGCGGCAGCGACTCCACCAGCTTCTTAGCCTTCAGAGacgagaaattaaaaaaaaaaaaaaacaaagctcttAATGAAAACTAATAAggcaaaaaattatttttaaatcattaaaataatttgtcgAATAATTGCTCGTTGGATTATGTTTATGATTACTTTATGTTACTAAAGTTTGAAGAGCAACTCAAGTATTATGCAAAATAGAACAAAAAGTAGATCTTAAACTGTATTGTCtcttattttacttatttctgattttaaataaaagtaatatcCTGTTCCAAgagtatttaataaaaatggtgTTGGATTTGGGGATGAGACACATGCGTCAGGTGTTACTGGGGATTTTTAAATCTCATATTTGTCGAAACATAAATGTCTTAAAACATAACTTGGTGTTGTGGTCAAGGTTTCGGAACTCCTTAttgcttttttcatttgtttgttgttctgCTTTCAtagttatatgtgtgtgttcgtgtgttttgattatatatatatatatatatatatatatatatatatatatatataaaatgtaaaaatccttctataatgtgtatatatatatatatatatatataaaaatccttctataatatatatatatatatatatatatacacacacacacacacacacacattatagaaGGATTTTTACTCGATCCTCGCTTTCAGGAAAACAATATAggttaatttatattatatatatatatatatatatatatatatatatatatatatatatatatatatatatataggttaaTTTTGTTTTCCTGAAAGCGAAGATCGAGTAAAAATCCTTCTATATGTCaatatttcttttgttaaaagaacagaataaaacCAATCCAAGAGGAATTAATGGTTTAAAAACCCCATCTGAGCTGAAGGCTAGTTTAGGTTTGATATCAGCAAGTAATTACTGAACACTGGGACAAAAACCCCGACAGTAAATTTAGACTTCTCTCCCTGTGACACCTTCTACCAGGTGAGCATTCCTGTACACGCTCATGTTTCAGTTAGAAATCCTACGCTTCGGTCTCACCTGTACGAGATTTAACCCCTGAATGCAGTTCTTCACTTCCTTAATCAGTTTGACTTTATCCTCCGCCTTCAGCTCGGTCAGTTTCACAGTGAAATGGGTTTTCTCCTTCTTCACTGGGGCCACGTCTTCCTCTGCTGCCTGGAAATAAAAAgcaaggtttatttttaatccaGTCATACACAGAGTATGCAGTGGGAGGAAATATCCAGCATCTTTAACATATGAAACAATACAGCAGCTCAGTACAAGCAATTACATCAGCGCAAACAGTGGGAGATGAATACAAGTGATATTTACGCTCAATACTTCAAATAAGCAGGCTGGTGCATGCGTGAAAGTATTTTTGCTTTACTAAATATCAACAGTTTAATATTACAAACATAGCATTTCCAAGTCTGGATTAAAATTAGCCTAAATTAGGCAGCTGACTGAAGTAATTAAGTATTTGAATGTTATAATATAAAAACCTCACTTCTATGCAgtatataaggaataatacacttggtgttgtgctgttgtaggaaagtaatcaacaacagggtggtgtgataaagcgGGGTTACTGGTTCCATGccgaagttgattgttttcctattacagcatgtcccagagtgttttattcccgtTATACCGTGACGATTTCCAAAGGTTACACGTTgtactttttctccatttatagttacatttaatgttctgcaacgttaatgttatgaaacaagttagttcctgttatcatttaatgttacatcagctataaacagtcgctcatgttaccaagaaaccagcaAAGCGCAAACACCACTGTCCTGTTGGAAgacttgaagttacagctttacttctgactgctacaaagcgctgacgctggagactccttccgtaaatgttaaataaacgtctcttaACAGAAaaggtttcttcttcttacATGCTTTTATGTAAAGCAGTAAAGCATGCACCATACgagtcccagtgaatgagctgttactatagaaacgataagctcagctgaactactgtctgatctgctgttagagaaaattaaataacatctcctgaccaatcagaatccagaattcaaccgCGCTGGATacctgaagacatttctataatacacacacacacacacacattatatatatatatatatatatatatatatatatatatatatatatatatatatatatatatatatatatatatatatatatattcactcCAAGTCTTTACCGGAGCTGCTGAAGCATTCGGTGCTGCGGTCACTGCACCCATCGGCATCATCCCCACATCCTGAATGTTCAGTGTTTTCTgaggaaaataagaaaaatacagcaaattcagaaacgtACGAATACAACAGGAGGAATCGTCACTGGACGTAAGTCATCACTGCCCTgtgtcttcacttcctgtttttttttttttgcatacctTGAGCAGCTCGTTGAGGTCGGACACCTCTAACAGGGTGAGACTGGCGATATCGTTGACCAGCTGGTGGATTTTGGGCGAGTACTGCTTGGGCGCTCCGTCTAACGGTGGCGTTGCTATGGCGTCGGAGAGACGGGCGGGGCTACAGTGGAGCGCTCGCAGTGCGGACAGAGCCGGAGCAGACAGGTGATGCCTACCGAGagtcacaacaacaacaacaaacatgaAGTagaacacacatcacacaggaGAGTACAAACATCTGCTTTCACACCGCAGCGCTGTCCggttctcgattctgattggtcagaaggtggtgatgaaattcctataacagcaactcaTCAGGTTTATACTAATACACTCGTTtcttacacaggaacttgtacaacggacgctccacataaacacgtgtaatcgttgatgtggtgatgatttcagtaaggagatgtttatttatcatttagggaaggagcctccagtgttagagctttgtaacaatcagtaatACTTCTTCcataagaaaaaaatctccaggacagaggagtttatgattTTCGCAATAACGTGACAAGCGGCATTTTCTgacatattaacttcaagaaagagagaaagaagagagactGATGAGcaaatgagtgtttatagctgctataaggtaagtgataaCTTGCTTCATAAACGTTCCACAAACCTTTACTTTGCAGAATcaatgaagtggagttactgttaccaccccgaattTGATTACTTATCCATAACGGCACGTCCCGAAGGcgctttattcttcttacaccacagcagtttaaaaaaaaaaaaaatttcatgaacattattttatctgcttatagttacatttaatgttgtgccgTTCCTTCACCTGCCCTTCTCTcatttttccctctcttgaagttactaagacacaaaaaaacacagcttgtcatcaAAAAAATCCGGaggactttcctgtggtggaaaacatgaaattaaagaaagttatgcagcgctgacactggagactccttccataaacgtctccttacagaaaacttcaccacatcgagtttgattttttttccaacgTACAAGCCCCTGTATGAGCTGTAACTCTAtaaacgataaagtattagaacaaaaGCATTCATACAACACTGGGATCTGGAGCTGCACTACTGTTAGAGATGCTGagatggaaaattaatcaactccttcttgaccaatcagaatgcaggatTCAGCAGAGCAGTGCTATAAGCAGAGATGATGGCACAAATTAGTCTAATATTCAAATAGTATATGATTAGATGATATGGAGGTCTGGGTTGGAGTTAATGCATGtgtgaaatattcatttaataaaaatatatctgtTTAAAAACCAGCATTAAAAGGACGCTTGTTTTAAACCTTGGCTGATATTTGACCTTGCACAGAATCCATCCCTTTCCCACCCAAGCTAACGAGGCTAACAAGCTAACCTGCTAGCTAGGACTCTGACTACAATCTTAGAGGATAATTAAGTATAAAGATAAATGTTGTCTCAGAGGATAGAAAGAGTAAAAGTTTCTGAAACGTGAAAACACACAGGCGTCTAGCTAAACACTGATGCTGCACATTGAGTGCTAGCAAACAAGCTAGCTCACTCCTGCTAACTAGCACACTAGTTTCTTACTAGCAAAAGTAAATAATCCTAAAATAGCTCAAACTGGTTTATCTGGAGGGTCTTAACAATTCAAACATGTTAACCAATGTAAACAAAGCAGAATAATTTCGCATAAAACCCAGTTCCTGTCCTTGAATCATCTCCTAAAAGAGACACAAAATTGATGGCCGAATTCCAAAAATGTCGCCGCATGCAAACcgagtgcactagatagggcgcATGGGCTGCTCAGAACCCCAGCGCTGGAGTGCACCTCTATGAGGAGGAGCACGCGATTTGGGATACAGCCCTGTACCGGGTCTTTTATGAGCGagtcctggttttttttttttttactcaccgGGGTGTTTTTGCGGCTATCCGCAGCGAATTCCGGATGCAGTGCAAAGTGCAGTACATTGTTCTTTCCTGTCGTTTCTTTccaaacaaatca containing:
- the LOC128317301 gene encoding uncharacterized protein C22orf31-like, translating into MEAAQRSREHREEPRKLEPHLEECYFVNAAVLPEFRPRPSSFAAAAPRTRSASESLMEQPLMIHGLSIPEYQRLYHSVEDPMLVTSTGQLRCYSMKLGLRIKQLLWETLNCPSLIEVQLRDSKQIRYTEKFKKPSLKSFAPHFDLDTSKEPKPQSQRGRGKRPK
- the mrpl12 gene encoding 39S ribosomal protein L12, mitochondrial, which produces MYCTLHCIRNSLRIAAKTPRHHLSAPALSALRALHCSPARLSDAIATPPLDGAPKQYSPKIHQLVNDIASLTLLEVSDLNELLKKTLNIQDVGMMPMGAVTAAPNASAAPAAEEDVAPVKKEKTHFTVKLTELKAEDKVKLIKEVKNCIQGLNLVQAKKLVESLPQEIRANVSKEEAEKLKAALEAAGGTVVLE